A stretch of Microcoleus sp. FACHB-68 DNA encodes these proteins:
- a CDS encoding DUF4351 domain-containing protein codes for MTYDNACKYLAEKYPAEFARWLLSVNTTSVQVLKTELTLEPIRADSVTFLQTPNQILHIEFQTIPTSDPPIPFRMLDYYTRLKRQYWCEVEQVALFLKQTGSEIVFTDEYQDTNTRHRYQVIRLWEQDPAPFLANPALLPLATLTRTASPATLLEQVAQQIAKIEDIDERRNILSCADILAGLRFEKDLIRQLFREDIMKESVTYQAILEEGRQEGRQEGRQEGRQEGRKEGEVLLILRLIARRLGRVDTQMQERIQRLSIPQLEELGEALLDFSEATDLVAWLEAHQS; via the coding sequence TTGACTTACGACAACGCCTGTAAATATCTCGCTGAAAAGTACCCAGCAGAATTTGCTCGCTGGCTGCTATCAGTTAACACGACTTCCGTTCAAGTTCTTAAAACGGAACTCACCCTAGAACCCATTCGCGCCGATTCTGTTACTTTTCTACAAACGCCTAACCAAATCTTGCACATTGAATTTCAAACGATACCGACTTCTGATCCACCTATTCCATTCCGGATGCTTGATTACTATACGAGATTAAAGCGACAGTATTGGTGTGAAGTTGAGCAGGTGGCGCTCTTTTTAAAACAAACCGGCTCAGAAATTGTCTTTACCGACGAGTATCAAGACACAAACACGCGACATCGCTATCAAGTCATCCGTCTGTGGGAACAAGATCCCGCGCCATTTCTAGCCAACCCTGCACTGCTGCCCCTAGCCACCCTAACTCGCACCGCCTCTCCTGCAACCTTGCTAGAGCAAGTCGCCCAACAAATCGCTAAAATTGAAGACATTGATGAGCGACGAAATATTTTAAGTTGTGCGGATATTCTCGCCGGCTTACGATTTGAAAAAGATTTGATTCGTCAACTATTTAGAGAGGACATTATGAAGGAATCTGTTACCTATCAAGCTATTCTTGAAGAAGGCCGGCAAGAAGGTCGCCAAGAAGGTCGCCAAGAAGGCCGGCAAGAAGGGCGTAAAGAAGGCGAGGTGCTGCTAATTCTGCGCCTGATTGCCCGCCGGCTGGGTAGGGTTGATACACAGATGCAAGAACGCATTCAACGCCTATCAATCCCTCAGCTAGAGGAATTAGGTGAAGCGCTGTTGGATTTCTCCGAAGCTACTGATTTAGTTGCTTGGTTAGAAGCCCATCAGTCATAA
- a CDS encoding cation:proton antiporter, translated as MDSPFDITLLIVLTVVSGIAAQVLGDYLKVPSIVFLLLFGILLGADGFGVLHPNLLGDGLEVIVSLSVALILFEGGLNLELRELGRVSTSLRNLVTIGTLITLIGGGMAAHWLGEFPWPIAFLYAALVVVTGPTVIGPLLKQVQVDRQVAALLEGEGVLIDPVGAILSVLVLDIILNGDADPVRLISGLVLRLGIGGAIGAAGGWVMGFFLKKAEFLSEELKNLVVLAGLWGIFCLAQSVRDESGLMATVVAGIVLRSASLPEERLLRRFKGQLTILAVSVLFILLAADLSIASIIALGWGSLFTVLALMFIVRPINVWLCTWNSGLNWRQKLFVCWIAPRGIVSASVSSLFAILLTQRGINGGDSIKALVFLTIILTVFVQGLTARWVAQLLRVTSTKATGAVIVGSNPLSRLIARLFQERGESIVLIDTNPEACKLAEQENIPVFLSSALDTNVLEEAGLASMGTFVAMTSNGEVNLVLAQRAVEEFQPPRVLAIFPRDPQANPPANKGKINQPFMPDVPSKTWNEYISDGEVKLGETLLKEPGFAFQEAHLQALIRSGELVPLLIEREAHLQVVPASEAWQPGDRIIYLLHDPKPKLLRRLSGANNSRLTLEKLPAVEEIPIPAAVLETALEEVKAES; from the coding sequence ATGGACTCACCTTTTGATATTACCCTGCTGATAGTTTTAACTGTCGTCAGCGGAATAGCGGCTCAAGTTCTGGGCGACTATTTAAAAGTCCCCAGTATCGTCTTCTTGCTGCTGTTCGGCATTCTTTTAGGCGCGGATGGCTTTGGAGTGCTGCATCCCAACCTGCTGGGCGATGGCTTAGAGGTGATCGTCTCTCTCTCAGTGGCATTAATTTTATTTGAGGGAGGGCTGAATCTAGAACTGCGAGAACTCGGAAGAGTTTCAACGAGTTTGCGGAACTTAGTTACCATCGGCACGCTAATCACGCTAATTGGCGGGGGCATGGCGGCGCACTGGCTGGGTGAATTTCCTTGGCCCATTGCCTTTCTCTACGCTGCGCTTGTCGTTGTCACCGGCCCGACAGTTATTGGCCCATTGCTGAAACAGGTACAGGTTGATCGTCAGGTTGCCGCCTTGCTGGAGGGCGAAGGAGTCTTAATCGATCCGGTGGGGGCGATTTTATCGGTTTTAGTGCTCGACATCATTTTAAATGGCGATGCTGACCCTGTAAGGCTGATTTCAGGTTTGGTTCTTCGCTTAGGAATTGGCGGTGCAATCGGTGCTGCCGGTGGTTGGGTTATGGGCTTTTTCCTGAAAAAAGCTGAGTTCCTCTCTGAGGAATTGAAGAATTTAGTCGTTTTAGCCGGCTTGTGGGGTATATTTTGTCTGGCGCAAAGCGTGCGGGATGAGTCGGGACTGATGGCAACGGTGGTTGCCGGTATTGTCTTGCGTTCGGCGTCTTTGCCAGAAGAGCGTTTGTTGCGCCGGTTTAAAGGCCAGCTCACGATTTTAGCCGTTTCAGTGCTGTTTATTTTGCTGGCGGCAGATTTATCCATCGCCAGTATTATCGCTTTAGGATGGGGCAGCCTTTTCACAGTCTTAGCGCTAATGTTTATAGTGCGCCCGATTAATGTCTGGCTTTGCACTTGGAACAGTGGGCTAAACTGGCGTCAAAAGCTATTTGTCTGTTGGATAGCCCCCAGAGGAATTGTTTCCGCCTCAGTGTCTTCTCTATTCGCAATTTTGCTAACCCAGCGCGGAATTAACGGGGGAGATTCAATTAAAGCCCTGGTTTTTCTCACAATTATTTTGACGGTTTTTGTGCAAGGATTAACCGCTCGTTGGGTGGCTCAGTTGCTGCGCGTTACCTCCACAAAGGCAACCGGCGCGGTGATTGTAGGTTCAAACCCGCTATCGCGGCTGATTGCACGTCTGTTCCAAGAACGGGGTGAATCAATCGTTTTAATTGATACGAACCCGGAAGCTTGTAAGCTGGCTGAGCAAGAAAATATCCCGGTGTTTTTGAGCAGCGCTCTCGATACCAATGTATTGGAAGAGGCGGGACTGGCATCAATGGGAACATTTGTAGCAATGACGAGCAATGGTGAGGTAAATTTAGTCTTAGCTCAGCGTGCTGTGGAAGAATTTCAACCTCCCAGAGTTTTGGCAATATTTCCTCGCGATCCGCAAGCGAATCCTCCCGCGAATAAAGGAAAAATCAATCAGCCGTTTATGCCAGATGTGCCAAGTAAAACTTGGAATGAATACATCAGCGATGGGGAAGTAAAGTTAGGAGAAACGCTTCTTAAAGAACCTGGCTTTGCCTTTCAAGAAGCTCATCTCCAAGCGCTAATTCGTTCTGGAGAATTGGTGCCCTTATTAATAGAACGGGAAGCGCATTTGCAGGTCGTGCCGGCCTCTGAAGCTTGGCAACCTGGAGATCGAATTATTTATCTGCTGCACGACCCCAAACCCAAACTTTTGAGGCGACTATCGGGTGCAAATAATTCTCGTCTAACTCTGGAAAAACTGCCGGCGGTGGAAGAAATTCCGATCCCGGCTGCTGTGTTAGAAACTGCTTTAGAAGAAGTTAAAGCCGAGTCGTAA